The window ACACAAACTTCCTAACAAAGATTTTGTTGTAATCGCTAAAAAGAGCGCGCAAGATTTAAGCAATGAAGAAATGTTCAAGCTACTCGACAAATTATGGCTTCGCCTGTCTCGCCCTTCGCGTGGATAGCGCTAATACCCATCTATTTTTATAGATGGTTTATTAGTCCACTCATCGGCCCACGCTGCCGATTTACTCCAACCTGCTCTTTATATGCGATAGAAGCGTTGAAAGCTCACGGTTTTGTAAAAGGGTGTTGGTTATCAGGCAAACGTCTATTAAAATGCCATCCTTTGAACGAAGGGGGCTTCGACCCCGTTCCACCGGTCCAAAAACAAGACAGAGATAAATAACGATGGATTCTCAACGTAATATCCTGTTAATCGCACTGGCATTGGTTTCTTTTCTACTGTTCCAACAATGGAACGTAGCTCAGAACCCAGCACCACAAGCGGTTGAGCAGGCACAATCTGGCAGCACCCTACCAGCGCCATCTTATGCAGATGATCTAGACCCAACTCCGGGCCAAGTTGCTTCTGCAAAAACTATCACAGTAACAACTGATGTACTGACTCTGTCAATTGATACGGTTGGTGGTGATGTCGTTAAAGCAAATCTAAATGATTACTCTGCTGAGTTTGATTCTGAAGATACGTTTGTTCTTCTTAAGAACGAACCAGGTCACCAATTTATCGCACAAAGCGGTCTAGTGGGTCCTCAAGGTATCGACCTAAGCAGCACAAACCGCCCAAGCTACTCAGTTTCAGCAGACAGCTTCACGCTTGCTGATGGTCAGGATGAACTACGCATCCCGATGACTTACCAAGCGAACGGCCTTGATTACACGAAAACATTCATCCTTAAGCGTGGCAGCTACGCAATGGATGTTGAATACGATGTAGTCAACAACTCTGGTAACAACGCGACATTCGGCATGTACGCTCACCTACGTCAGAACGTAATGGATGACGGCGGTAGCTTAACAATGCCAACTTACCGTGGTGGTGCTTACTCTACGGAAGATACGCGTTACAAAAAATACAGCTTCGACGACATGCAAGATCGCAACCTGTCTCTTAACCTAGCAAATGGTCAAGGTTGGGCAGCGATGATTCAGCACTACTTTGCAAGTGCATGGATCCCACGCGACGAAGCAGGCAGCAACCTTTACACTCGTGTAATTGGTAATCTTGGCGACATTGGTGTTCGCATGCCGAACAAAACCATCGCTACTGGCGACGAAGCAAGCTTCAAAGCAACGCTTTGGGTTGGTCCTAAACTTCAAGACCAAATGGCTGCTGTAGCACCAAACCTAGACCTAGTAGTTGACTACGGTTGGTTATGGTTCATTGCTAAACCACTTCATACTCTGCTTTCGTTCATTCAAGGCATCGTTGTGAACTGGGGTCTGGCAATCATCTGTCTAACGTTTATCGTTCGTGGTGCGATGTACCCACTAACGAAAGCTCAGTACACGTCTATGGCGAAAATGCGTATGCTTCAGCCTAAGCTGACAGCAATGCGTGAGCGTATTGGCGACGACCGTCAACGCATGAGCCAAGAAATGATGGAGCTGTACAAGAAAGAGAAAGTAAACCCACTTGGTGGCTGTTTACCTATCGTCTTGCAAATGCCGATCTTCATTTCGCTATACTGGGCACTAATGGAGTCTGTTGAACTGCGTCACTCACCGTTCTTCGGTTGGATTACTGACCTTTCAGCACAAGACCCATACTACATCTTGCCACTTCTGATGGGTGCTTCAATGTTCCTAATCCAGAAGATGAGCCCGACAACTGTAACGGATCCAATGCAGCAGAAAATCATGACCTTTATGCCGGTTATGTTTACTTTCTTCTTCTTGTTCTTCCCTTCAGGTCTGGTTCTTTACTGGCTAGTATCGAACATCGTAACTCTGATTCAGCAAACGCTTATCTACCGCGCGCTGGAAAAGAAAGGCTTACACTCTAAGTAAGTTCGATAACAGAAAGAGATAAAAGAAAGGCGACCAAAAGGTCGCCTTTTTGTTTTGAGCTGATTACAATTCAGCTAATTGATTAATCGTGAACGCCCCTTTTGGCCTTCACATGCTAGCAGGCACAACTATGACTACAGATACGATTGTTGCTCAAGCGACTGCGCCAGGGCGTGGTGGCGTCGGTATTATCCGCGTTTCAGGCCCACAAGCCGCTCAAGTCGCGCTTGAAGTAACAGGCAAAGTACTAAAACCGCGCTATGCCGAGTACCTGCCTTTTAAATCTCACAATGGCACCGAACTCGACCAAGGTATTGCACTTTACTTCCCTAACCCACATTCGTTCACAGGCGAAGATGTGTTAGAGCTGCAAGGCCACGGTGGTCCTGTGGTTATGGACATGCTGATCAAACGTATCCTATCCATCTCAGGTGTACGTGCCGCGCGTCCTGGTGAATTCTCTGAGCGTGCCTTCTTGAACGACAAGATGGACTTAACGCAAGCTGAAGCGATTGCCGACTTGATTGATGCCAGCTCAGAAGAAGCGGCGAAATCTGCACTACAATCCCTGCAAGGTGAATTCTCTAAACGCATTAATACGCTGGTAGATTCTCTGATTTACTTAAGAATCTACGTTGAAGCGGCGATTGACTTCCCAGAAGAAGAAATTGATTTTCTGGCTGACGGTAAAGTAAGTACTGACTTACAAGCTATCATTGATAACCTAGAAGCTGTACGCCAAGAAGCCAATCAAGGCTCAATCATGCGTGAAGGCATGAAAGTCGTGATTGCAGGCCGCCCAAATGCGGGTAAATCAAGCCTATTGAATGCGCTGTCGGGTAAAGAGTCTGCCATTGTGACCGATATTGCGGGAACGACACGTGATGTACTGCGTGAACATATCCACATTGACGGCATGCCACTGCACATTATCGATACTGCAGGCCTGCGTGATGCCTCCGATGAAGTAGAAAAAATAGGTATTGAACGCGCTTGGGAAGAAATTGCACAAGCAGACCGCGTATTATTTATGGTAGATGGCACGACAACAACGGCAACGGACCCCAAAGAAATTTGGCCAGATTTCGTTGATCGTCTACCCAATAACATAGGTATGACGGTGATCCGCAATAAAGCGGATCAAACCAGTGAAGAGCTCGGGATCTGCCATGTAAATGATCCGACTCTCATCCGCCTATCTGCAAAAACAGGTGAAGGTGTTGATG of the Vibrio lentus genome contains:
- the yidD gene encoding membrane protein insertion efficiency factor YidD; its protein translation is MASPVSPFAWIALIPIYFYRWFISPLIGPRCRFTPTCSLYAIEALKAHGFVKGCWLSGKRLLKCHPLNEGGFDPVPPVQKQDRDK
- the yidC gene encoding membrane protein insertase YidC; protein product: MDSQRNILLIALALVSFLLFQQWNVAQNPAPQAVEQAQSGSTLPAPSYADDLDPTPGQVASAKTITVTTDVLTLSIDTVGGDVVKANLNDYSAEFDSEDTFVLLKNEPGHQFIAQSGLVGPQGIDLSSTNRPSYSVSADSFTLADGQDELRIPMTYQANGLDYTKTFILKRGSYAMDVEYDVVNNSGNNATFGMYAHLRQNVMDDGGSLTMPTYRGGAYSTEDTRYKKYSFDDMQDRNLSLNLANGQGWAAMIQHYFASAWIPRDEAGSNLYTRVIGNLGDIGVRMPNKTIATGDEASFKATLWVGPKLQDQMAAVAPNLDLVVDYGWLWFIAKPLHTLLSFIQGIVVNWGLAIICLTFIVRGAMYPLTKAQYTSMAKMRMLQPKLTAMRERIGDDRQRMSQEMMELYKKEKVNPLGGCLPIVLQMPIFISLYWALMESVELRHSPFFGWITDLSAQDPYYILPLLMGASMFLIQKMSPTTVTDPMQQKIMTFMPVMFTFFFLFFPSGLVLYWLVSNIVTLIQQTLIYRALEKKGLHSK
- the mnmE gene encoding tRNA uridine-5-carboxymethylaminomethyl(34) synthesis GTPase MnmE — encoded protein: MTTDTIVAQATAPGRGGVGIIRVSGPQAAQVALEVTGKVLKPRYAEYLPFKSHNGTELDQGIALYFPNPHSFTGEDVLELQGHGGPVVMDMLIKRILSISGVRAARPGEFSERAFLNDKMDLTQAEAIADLIDASSEEAAKSALQSLQGEFSKRINTLVDSLIYLRIYVEAAIDFPEEEIDFLADGKVSTDLQAIIDNLEAVRQEANQGSIMREGMKVVIAGRPNAGKSSLLNALSGKESAIVTDIAGTTRDVLREHIHIDGMPLHIIDTAGLRDASDEVEKIGIERAWEEIAQADRVLFMVDGTTTTATDPKEIWPDFVDRLPNNIGMTVIRNKADQTSEELGICHVNDPTLIRLSAKTGEGVDALRSHLKECMGFAGGNEGGFMARRRHLDALERASEHLDIGQQQLEGYMAGEILAEELRITQQHLNEITGEFSSDDLLGRIFSSFCIGK